The region GCCTTGTTGGAGCGCATGCGGCCTTTGGTCTGAGCCCACTCCATCGCTTTATTGTTGTGTGGGCGGTACATCGCCATCATGGGCTGGCACAGCCCCATGGCGCGGCCACCCAACTCCAGCGACATAAAGTGCACGCCAATCACCAGTACGCCGCGCTCATTGTGCTGCGCCATTTTCAGGTGATTGATGCCGGAGACGTTGAACCAGCGTTTGACTCGCTTATCCGACCAAAACCAGGCCATGCCGGTTTCCAGCAGGCCCATGCCGAGGGATTCGAAATTGCCGATCACTTTGCGCTCGCGTTGCGCCTCGTCCATATCCGGGAAGCACAGTTCCAGGTTACGGCGGGTAATGGCAACGCGGCGTTTCAGGAAACGCATAGAGGTGCGGCCCATCCAGACGCCGAGCTTGTGCAGCAGCGGGTAAGGCAGTTGAACCAGCAGGAACAAAATAGCCAGGCCGAACCAGGTAAACCAGTAGCGCGGGTGCAGCAGGGCAGAACGGAATTTTTGCGGACGCTTCATATCAACTCTTTATGCAGTAGGGGGTTGTAACCTGTAACGCATAAAGGATCCACTTGATTGCGATACGACTACTCAGACACCCAGACATCATTATGGTTTAGCCAGATTCCATAATTGACTAAATCTTTACATTCTAAGGGGCAGTTCGCGCTGCTGTCAGGCTTCGGAAGGATGGCTGTAGGCCAGCGAAGGCGGCTCCGGGAATGCGTATTCTATCACACAATACGGGCTACGAAGTAAGAGGGGCATGCGAATATTCTCATTCGCATTGAGGTTAGGTTGACTTAGCGCAAAATTAAAGAAAAAGGCGCTTATCAAATGAGATAAAGCGCCTTTTTTCAATACGTTAACTGACTAGTATCAGTTCATGCCGTATTTTTTCAATTTCTTACGCAGCGTACCACGGTTGATGCCCATCATCAGAGCAGCACGGGTTTGGTTGCCACGGGTGTATTGCATCACCATGTCCAACAGTGGCTGTTCAACTTCAGCCAAAACCAGCTCATACAAGTCATTAACGTCCTGACCATTCAGTTGAGCAAAATAGTTCTTCAGTGCTTGTTTAACCGAGTCACGCAGAGGCTTTTGAGTCACTTGATCCTGTGAGTTCACGGTAGAAACGGTCAGTACGTCAGAATTTACGCGTTGTTCGAACATAGTTCTGTCAGCTCTTTTTTGTTACGCAAGATTTTCGAAATATGCCTCCAACGCCTCCAGCTGTTCGCTGGCATCCTCTATGGCGTTGAATGTGCGCCGAAACTGGTCATTCGGGGCGTGTTCCTGGAGATACCAGGACACGTGCTTACGAGCAATCCGGAATCCCTTGCCTTGGCCATAAAAGCCGTGCAATTCCCGAATATGCCCTATCAACAAGCGCTTAACCTCGCCAAGCGGCAAAGGTGGCAGCAACTCCCCAGTGTCCAGATAATGCTGGATTTCCCGGAAGATCCAGGGTCTCCCCTGAGCAGCACGGCCTATCATCAGGGCATCGGCCCCGGTGTAGTCGAGCACTGCTCTGGCTTTATGCGGGTCAGTAATGTCGCCATTCGCGATAATCGGAATGGAAACACTCTGCTTAACTGCCCGAATGCTGTCGTACTCCGCGTTGCCGTTGAACAGGCAGGCACGGGTTCGGCCATGAATAGTCAGGGCCTGTATACCACAGTCTTCGGCCAGTTGGGCAATCTCTACACAGTTACGGTGTTCTGGCGCCCAGCCGGTGCGAATCTTAAGCGTTACCGGCACATCCACAGCGTTAACCACCGCGTGGAGGATCTGTTTAACCAGATCCGGGTACTGCAGCAACGCAGACCCTGCAAGCTTCCGGTTCACTTTTTTGGCCGGGCATCCCATATTGATGTCGATGATCTGTGCGCCGCCGGCCACGTTAATACGCGCCGCGGCGGCCATATCATCGGGATCGCATCCGGCAATCTGCACGGAACGGATCCCTGGTTCATCGCTATGTACCATACGCAGACGCGACTTATCCGTCCGCCATACCTCCGGATTGGAGGAGAGCATTTCGGATACAGCCATCCCAGCACCCATTGCATGACATAGGGTTCTAAACGGGCGATCTGTAATGCCGGCCATAGGGGCCGCAATCAGGCAATTTGTAAGCTGGTGGTGTCCAATGCGCATAGACAAAGAGTAACCATACTGTGTCCGCAAGGGCGCGTATATTACGCATTTTTGCGTTGAGATGAAAGGCCAAACTTTGACCAATTCGCCGTTATCGGGCAAGGAAAAGGGTCTGCGTCAGGATTCATAGAAATATTGTATATATTTAACAATGGGTTGACTTTAATTGGCTTATTTTTGCGCAATAAAATATTCCCGACGCAACAGAATTTTATCTGTAATCAGCGCGGATTCCACTGAAGAACGGTATCAATATACGGTGTTTATCAGGGGATTCCGTTGAGAATAGGCTGAATTACGCTGAACCCCCTTGTACGGGTACCGGCTACGCGGGGGCTTATTCACCGCCGGCGGCCAAAACCGGCGGGTAACCTGGCGATAGCCTTAGTCGACGATGACCCGGCCATTCAGCGGCTGTATCGGGCGGTTGTTCGCATGCCGGACTATGCTCCTGAATTGGGCGATCTGTTCGGTCGACACGTTGACCGGTTTATCCAGCACCATCCAGCTAACGCCTTCGGAGCAAGGTGGCGTGGTCAGCGAACCGCTGAAGCGATAGAAGTCAAACTGCTTGGGCAGCAGGGCTTTGATATCCAGCGGGGTGTTCAATACCGCGGTTTGATTGACGGAGGTCGGTAGCTGTTGCCAGGCTTTCGCCAGTTGCGCATTTGCTTTGCCTTGCTGGAACATCAACGCCAGCACCGCCAGTTCACCGCCTTTGCCCTTATAAACAAAGTGGGCCTCCAGCGGGAATTGTTTGCCGTCAATTTCGTTTTCGCTGGGGGCGTGGAAGTGGAACTGTTGCAGCGTGAGGATATTGTTATCCAGCACCAACGTATTGCCGCCGCTGACGTTGACCTGCAGGGTGTGACCGTTGTTGACGATCTGCTGTTTGCCTGGCTGGAACGCCAATTGCAGTTGGCCGTGATGGGTTTTCAGAGCGCCCTTGATATCGATCGGCGACTGGTTTTTACCGGTTTCGCACAGCGAGAAGTCTGGAGAGAGCTTGCCCCAGTGCGCCGGATCTTCCTGGCCATCATAGCCCCAATGCGCCTGTTCCGCCGCAGTGACCGAAAAGCTAC is a window of Serratia plymuthica DNA encoding:
- a CDS encoding carbonic anhydrase, which produces MKGHLLIAALLAGSFSVTAAEQAHWGYDGQEDPAHWGKLSPDFSLCETGKNQSPIDIKGALKTHHGQLQLAFQPGKQQIVNNGHTLQVNVSGGNTLVLDNNILTLQQFHFHAPSENEIDGKQFPLEAHFVYKGKGGELAVLALMFQQGKANAQLAKAWQQLPTSVNQTAVLNTPLDIKALLPKQFDFYRFSGSLTTPPCSEGVSWMVLDKPVNVSTEQIAQFRSIVRHANNRPIQPLNGRVIVD
- the dusB gene encoding tRNA dihydrouridine synthase DusB; protein product: MRIGHHQLTNCLIAAPMAGITDRPFRTLCHAMGAGMAVSEMLSSNPEVWRTDKSRLRMVHSDEPGIRSVQIAGCDPDDMAAAARINVAGGAQIIDINMGCPAKKVNRKLAGSALLQYPDLVKQILHAVVNAVDVPVTLKIRTGWAPEHRNCVEIAQLAEDCGIQALTIHGRTRACLFNGNAEYDSIRAVKQSVSIPIIANGDITDPHKARAVLDYTGADALMIGRAAQGRPWIFREIQHYLDTGELLPPLPLGEVKRLLIGHIRELHGFYGQGKGFRIARKHVSWYLQEHAPNDQFRRTFNAIEDASEQLEALEAYFENLA
- the lpxP gene encoding kdo(2)-lipid IV(A) palmitoleoyltransferase; this translates as MKRPQKFRSALLHPRYWFTWFGLAILFLLVQLPYPLLHKLGVWMGRTSMRFLKRRVAITRRNLELCFPDMDEAQRERKVIGNFESLGMGLLETGMAWFWSDKRVKRWFNVSGINHLKMAQHNERGVLVIGVHFMSLELGGRAMGLCQPMMAMYRPHNNKAMEWAQTKGRMRSNKAMLDRKDLRGMVHALKRGEAVWFAPDQDYGPRGSVFAPLFAVDQAATTSGTFMLARMAKPALVPVVLIRREKGRGYDLLIQPALEDYPIGDELAAAAYMNKVVEKEIMRAPEQYMWLHRRFKTRPIGAPSLY
- the fis gene encoding DNA-binding transcriptional regulator Fis — encoded protein: MFEQRVNSDVLTVSTVNSQDQVTQKPLRDSVKQALKNYFAQLNGQDVNDLYELVLAEVEQPLLDMVMQYTRGNQTRAALMMGINRGTLRKKLKKYGMN